A genomic segment from Aegilops tauschii subsp. strangulata cultivar AL8/78 chromosome 1, Aet v6.0, whole genome shotgun sequence encodes:
- the LOC109782555 gene encoding uncharacterized protein: MPLSRASTHGRYSRIMGVTLGENNSNNSHRSSSRSVSSHSGGNNKRRRRSESSGGGDGGVSELARAIEAFAEMYERVESAKQKQSLEMERERIKFMKQLEVKRMENFVDAHMKLARMKHARKNGGSAANGTIGVELASSMAALPFLSNPAYL; encoded by the coding sequence atgcctctaagtcgtgcctcgacacatgggagatatagccgcatcatgggtgttacaCTCGGTGAGAACAACAGCAACAACTCGCATCGGTCATCGTCCCGCTCCGTTTCATCGCACTCCGGTGGTAACAAcaagcgccgccgccgcagcgaAAGCAGCGGTGGTGGCGATGGTGGTGTCAGCGAGCTGGCGAGGGCGATCGAGGCATTTGCAGAGATGTACGAGCGCGTCGAGAGTGCTAAGCAGAAGCAATCCCTGGAGATGGAGCGAGAGCGGATCAAGTTCATGAAGCAGCTGGAGGTGAAGCGCATGGAGAACTTCGTCGATGCTCATATGAAGCTCGCAAGAATGAAGCATGCCAGGAAGAACGGAGGTTCTGCAGCCAATGGTACCATTGGAGTGGAGTTGGCTTCCTCCATGGCTGCGCTGCCTTTCCTCTCCAATCCTGCATACCTCTAA
- the LOC109782572 gene encoding ubiquitin-conjugating enzyme E2 36, with protein sequence MANSNLPRRIIKETQRLLSEPAPGISASPSEENMRYFNVMVLGPAQSPYEGGVFKLELFLPEEYPMAAPKVRFLTKIYHPNIDKLGRICLDILKDKWSPALQIRTVLLSIQALLSAPNPDDPLSENVAKHWKSNEAEAVETAKEWTRMYASGA encoded by the exons ATGGCCAACAGCAACCTCCCCCGCCGGATCATCAAG GAGACGCAGCGGCTGCTCAGCGAGCCAG CGCCGGGGATCAGCGCCTCGCCGTCGGAGGAGAACATGCGCTACTTCAATGTCATGGTCCTTGGCCCCGCGCAGTCTCCCTACGAAG GTGGAGTCTTCAAGCTTGAACTTTTCTTACCCGAGGAATATCCGATGGCTGCTCCTAAA GTTAGGTTTCTCACAAAAATATACCATCCCAACATTGACAAG CTTGGTAGAATATGCCTCGACATCCTAAAGGACAAGTGGAGTCCAGCTCTTCAGATACGCACTGTTCTTCTGAG CATTCAGGCACTGCTGAGCGCCCCAAACCCAGATGATCCTCTCTCAGAAAACGTCGCAAAACACTGGAAATCCAATGAAGCTGAAGCTGTTGAGACAG CGAAGGAATGGACTCGTATGTATGCCAGTGGCGCATGA